The following proteins are encoded in a genomic region of Magallana gigas chromosome 1, xbMagGiga1.1, whole genome shotgun sequence:
- the LOC105325680 gene encoding methyltransferase-like protein 25B isoform X2, whose product MSLLCDENSVFLLRQYIKKLTEFLSLYTWIIDAYVSDFFTKDHWSGLPLSWKDCLTDTEPPELVWLLTQDSLPSKVYPLSLLAFRQCTQTFSLPRSQQEVKVHDLLQLSSARGKKSGNDHIPSSHKASESNQGHTEYLRKHVKPKKLHEINHLGKTLRALGDVCDCQNIVDVGAGQGHLSRYLTFQHGFKVTTVEAEGCHAPKAQKYDRDAQRQIRKVKEQRGSENQSEADLPNHVTCYITADTTEGEFLDIVQRSFDRTTCSTSRNRDSDPRDSKSTPPQPKSKKSNAFSNLEQRDDRTTCKFNCLDSRKKARLMCDTSCLDTTCSKCSVNPCDKWPCSDCDKYKQNLCSSFCQNCQSSSLNISTAQAHQILNENEICCENLTLALHTEKAENGAIRTNKSEKCIVSDNASVTNEGKEGSLGYQVLSFLGRGDISTRQHFLLTGLHACGDLTPTMLRVFTSCPDIQGLASVGCCYMKLSTAKHLETEPVGYPMSEFVQQLPHSALSYEAREMACHFADSYIQRLKDNPPALKLHCYRAALQWVVFQLQPDFVTGAQKLSIRKAENLSFIQYASQGLKRLGLSSEIPDNILEGASCFLEQWRQVVIFYSLRLSVSPVVESLILLDRQLYLYEQGVSSYLVPIFDPMTSPRNFVLLARK is encoded by the exons GACTTCTTTACTAAGGATCACTGGAGTGGCCTGCCTTTGTCATGGAAGGATTGTCTAACAGACACCGAACCCCCAGAGCTTGTGTGGCTACTGACCCAAGACAG cCTGCCATCCAAGGTGTACCCCCTCTCTCTGCTGGCTTTCAGGCAATGCACTCAGACTTTTTCATTGCCAAGGTCACAACAGGAGGTGAAAGTTCATGACCTGTTACAGTTATCTTCAGCCAGGGGGAAAA AATCAGGAAATGACCATATTCCAAGCTCTCATAAAGCCTCAGAGTCAAACCAAGGTCATACAGAATATTTAAGGAAGCATGTGAAGCCCAAAAAACTTCATGAAATCAATCATCTTGGAAAG aCATTGAGAGCCCTGGGAGATGTGTGTGATTGCCAGAACATTGTGGATGTTGGagcaggtcaaggtcatttgtcCAGGTATTTGACCTTTCAGCATGGGTTCAAGGTCACCACAGTGGAAGCTGAGGGATGCCATGCCCCCAAAGCCCAGAAATATGATAG ggATGCTCAAAGACAAATAAGAAAG GTAAAAGAGCAGAGAGGATCTGAAAATCAAAGTGAGGCTGACCTCCCGAATCATGTGACATGTTACATCACAGCAGACACAACAGAAGGAGAATTCCTTGACATCGTCCAGAGGTCATTTGACAGAACTACATGCTCTACAAGCAGAAACCGGGACTCAGACCCAAGGGATAGTAAATCAACACCACCACAGCCAAAATCAAAGAAAAGTAATGCtttttcaaacttggaacaGAGGGATGATAGGACAACATGTAAGTTCAATTGTTTAGACTCCAGAAAAAAAGCCAGATTAATGTGTGATACATCATGTTTAGACACCACATGTAGTAAATGCTCAGTGAATCCATGTGATAAGTGGCCATGTAGTGACTGTGATAAGTATAAACAAAACCTGTGTTCCTCATTTTGTCAAAACTGCCAAAGCTCATCTTTGAACATATCCACTGCACAAGCCCACCAAATactgaatgaaaatgaaatctgtTGTGAGAATTTGACACTAGCTCTGCATACTGAGAAAGCTGAGAATGGTGCAATAAGAACAAACAAGAGTGAAAAATGTATTGTAAGTGATAACGCTAGTGTAACAAATGAAGGAAAGGAGGGTAGTCTTGGGTACCAAGTGTTGTCCTTCCTTGGCCGTGGTGATATCAGCACCAGACAACACTTCCTGTTGACTGGTCTCCATGCTTGTGGTGACCTGACTCCCACAATGCTTAGAGTGTTCACTTCCTGTCCAGACATACAGGGTTTAGCATCTGTTGGCTGTTGCTATATGAAGTTGTCTACAGCAAA GCATCTGGAGACAGAGCCAGTGGGATATCCAATGAGTGAGTTTGTACAACAGCTGCCACATTCTGCTCTCAGCTATGAAGCAAGGGAAATGGCATGCCATTTTGCTGACTCTTACATTCAAAGattaaaag ATAATCCCCCTGCCCTGAAGCTTCACTGTTACAGGGCGGCCCTACAGTGGGTTGTTTTCCAGCTACAGCCAGACTTTGTGACTGGTGCCCAGAAACTGTCCATCAGGAAGGCTGAGAATCTCTCTTTCATTCA ATATGCAAGTCAAGGACTTAAAAGATTGGGATTAAGTAGTGAGATACCAGACAACATTTTGGAGGGAGCTTCCTGTTTCCTGGAGCAATGGAGGCAGGTGGTGATCTTCTACAGCCTCCGACTCTCCGTGAGTCCAGTTGTGGAATCACTGATTTTGTTGGACAGGCAACTTTATCTTTATGAACAAG GTGTTTCCTCTTATCTCGTGCCGATTTTCGATCCAATGACATCTCCTAGGAATTTTGTATTATTGGCAAGGAAATAA